A genomic region of Drosophila kikkawai strain 14028-0561.14 chromosome X, DkikHiC1v2, whole genome shotgun sequence contains the following coding sequences:
- the LOC108080039 gene encoding serine protease SP24D-like has protein sequence MATARAAAPATLLLLLLATLLPVQSAPGSIDGRVVGGVDATKNQFPHQISLRNNNSHSCGGSIVSRNFILTAAHCVTNEDANGQFVAVAANRLTVRSGSNDRFSGGVLSQVVEVIFHEGFANLRNDIALLRLAEPLIYSASIQPISLPTEDTPADVDVIISGWGRLWHQGDPARYLQYNTLKSLSLEACDELIGWGIPGELCLIHAANNGACNGDSGGPAMYNGQVVGIAGFVWSACGTSYPDGYTRVHYFNDWIRANSDVQ, from the coding sequence ATGGCAACCGCCCGAGCTGCTGCCCCCGCGactctcctgctgctgctgctcgcaaCCCTGCTGCCCGTACAGTCGGCGCCCGGTAGCATCGATGGGCGCGTGGTTGGCGGCGTGGATGCCACCAAAAATCAGTTCCCGCACCAGATCTCTTTGAGGAATAATAACTCCCATAGCTGTGGCGGTTCGATCGTGTCAAGGAACTTCATCCTGACCGCCGCCCACTGTGTGACCAATGAGGATGCCAACGGACAGTTTGTGGCCGTTGCCGCGAATCGGCTAACCGTTCGCTCGGGCAGCAACGATCGCTTCAGCGGCGGAGTGCTCAGCCAGGTGGTTGAGGTGATCTTCCACGAGGGCTTTGCCAATCTTCGTAATGATATTGCCCTGCTGCGTCTCGCGGAGCCACTGATCTACTCGGCCAGCATCCAACCGATTTCTCTGCCCACGGAGGACACTCCGGCGGACGTGGACGTCATCATTTCTGGCTGGGGCAGGCTCTGGCACCAGGGTGATCCGGCGCGCTATCTGCAGTACAACACGCTCAAGTCGCTGTCCCTCGAGGCGTGCGACGAACTAATCGGCTGGGGTATCCCCGGTGAGCTGTGCCTCATCCATGCGGCCAACAACGGTGCCTGCAATGGCGACTCCGGTGGCCCGGCCATGTACAACGGCCAGGTGGTGGGCATTGCTGGCTTTGTGTGGTCCGCCTGCGGAACAAGCTATCCGGATGGATACACTAGGGTGCACTACTTCAACGACTGGATTAGGGCAAACTCGGATGTTCAGTAA
- the Ser6 gene encoding serine protease SP24D, with product MTSVHVGILLLASCLALLLPVQSAPGYINGRIVGGVDATKNQFPHQISLRNGGSHSCGGSILSRTYILTAAHCVTNEDADGKYVAVAAERLTVRSGSNDRFSGGILSQVVEVIFHENYGNFENDIALLRLEEPLIYSDSIQPIALPTFDTPADVDIVISGWGRLWHLGDLPRYLQYNTLKSISTERCTELIDFGFAGELCLIHEEDNGACNGDSGGPAVYNGEVVGIAGFVVGGCGSGYPDGYARVYYFKDWIRKYVQDV from the coding sequence ATGACATCCGTCCACGTTGGGATACTGCTGCTGGCCAGCTGCCTGGCCCTGCTACTGCCCGTACAGTCGGCGCCCGGCTACATCAATGGCCGCATCGTTGGCGGCGTGGATGCCACCAAGAACCAGTTCCCGCACCAGATCTCCCTGAGGAACGGCGGCTCGCATAGTTGCGGAGGCTCAATCCTGTCGAGAACTTACATCCTGACCGCTGCCCACTGTGTGACCAATGAGGATGCCGACGGAAAGTATGTGGCTGTTGCCGCGGAGCGGCTTACCGTTCGCTCGGGCTCCAATGATCGATTCAGCGGCGGAATCCTTAGCCAGGTGGTCGAGGTAATCTTCCACGAGAACTATGGCAACTTCGAGAACGATATCGCCCTGCTGCGTCTCGAAGAGCCACTGATCTACTCGGACAGCATCCAACCGATTGCTCTGCCCACCTTTGACACGCCCGCAGATGTGGACATTGTCATTTCCGGCTGGGGCAGGCTCTGGCATCTGGGCGACCTGCCGCGCTATCTGCAGTACAACACCCTCAAGTCGATCTCCACGGAGCGCTGTACTGAGCTGATTGACTTTGGCTTTGCCGGCGAGCTGTGCCTCATCCATGAGGAGGACAATGGTGCCTGCAACGGTGACTCTGGCGGTCCGGCTGTGTACAATGGCGAGGTGGTGGGCATTGCTGGCTTTGTCGTCGGCGGCTGTGGTTCCGGCTATCCCGATGGCTATGCCAGGGTCTACTATTTCAAGGACTGGATCAGAAAGTATGTCCAGGATGTTTAA
- the LOC108079997 gene encoding uncharacterized protein, with amino-acid sequence MGYGERVTGWSGNRMQDATFCSCFHVFMAQIIAVINNNKNKMAGQDQDEAKAAAKAADGDGDGDAERVGDKDELKDVDADAISTEFCSINDKL; translated from the exons ATGGGTTACGGGGAACGGGTAACGGGATGGTCGGGCAACAGGATGCAGGACGCCACCTTTTGCAGCTGCTTCCATGTGTTCATGGCGCAAATAATCGCcgtcatcaacaacaacaaaaacaagatgGCAGGACAGGATCAGGATGAAGCTAAAGCTGCAGCTAAAGCTgcagatggagatggagatggagatg CGGAGAGAGTGGGGGATAAAGATGAGTTGAAAGACGTTGACGCTGACGCCATTAGCACCGAGTTTTGCAGCATCAACGACAAACTTTAA